Proteins found in one Zea mays cultivar B73 chromosome 1, Zm-B73-REFERENCE-NAM-5.0, whole genome shotgun sequence genomic segment:
- the LOC103640820 gene encoding uncharacterized protein, translated as MGPTGKRHPRPSLRAGVTEQRAPPGNFGPMTADGCAGLAIIVDPLGRPHPSTRPQKSSVHHLEPRALSPRTAGRRESAHCCSARVVSAFGQLHKAGELNHGSWDLVVAALGSGRHWCQLNCSLETPHHRGSTHLYGQGTTPCDSRRRIGGPGGGLQ; from the exons ATGGGGCCCACTGGTAAACGCCATCCTCGTCCCTCTCTCCGCGCCGGCGTAACAGAACAGCGGGCGCCACCTGGGAACTTCGGCCCCATGACCGCGGATGGTTGCGCTGGGTTAGCTATAATTGTTGACCCCCTTGGGAGGCCCCACCCATCTACCCGACCACAGAAGTCGTCGGTGCACCACCTTGAACCTAGAGCTCTGTCACCAAGGACCGCAGGGAGAAGAGAATCCGCTCACTGCTGCAGTGCTCGGGTTGTGTCGGCGTTCGGGCAATTGCACAAGGCGGGGGAGCTTAACCATGGTTCGTGGGACCTTGTGGTGGCGGCGTTGGGCTCGGGGCGTCACTGGTGCCAGCTCAATTGCTCCCTGGAGACACCTCACCACCGCGGATCCACGCATCTCTATGGGCAGGGCACAACACCATGTGATTCACG gagaagaataggtggtccaGGAGGAGGTCTACAATGA